One segment of Candidatus Bathyarchaeota archaeon DNA contains the following:
- a CDS encoding 4Fe-4S binding protein — protein sequence MGRISVRDVNLCVGCQCCMFACSRRFGDAGLGRSAIHVGSAGGVERGFIVYVCRGCADPPCMKVCPTDALVKRPHGGVILDRKRCIGCRSCVEACTLRAIFWDWEKNKPIICVHCGICVSHCPYDVLKIEPTMVDER from the coding sequence ATGGGTAGGATATCTGTAAGGGACGTTAATCTATGCGTCGGCTGTCAATGTTGCATGTTCGCATGCTCAAGAAGATTCGGCGACGCAGGTTTGGGGAGGTCCGCTATACATGTAGGCTCAGCGGGTGGTGTGGAGCGTGGGTTCATAGTTTACGTCTGCAGGGGTTGCGCCGACCCACCCTGCATGAAGGTCTGCCCCACAGACGCCCTGGTCAAGAGACCCCACGGAGGGGTTATCTTAGATAGAAAGAGATGCATAGGCTGCAGAAGCTGTGTGGAGGCCTGCACCCTAAGAGCAATATTCTGGGATTGGGAGAAGAATAAACCGATCATCTGTGTCCATTGCGGGATATGTGTCTCACATTGCCCTTACGACGTCCTGAAGATAGAGCCTACGATGGTAGATGAGAGATGA
- a CDS encoding aldehyde ferredoxin oxidoreductase family protein: MIVGDPLSRVLYIDLTSRDFWIEEKTELFEKYLGGSGVASNLLLQECPRGVDPLGPENPIIITVGPLCGVFPLASKAVAMFKSPLTGNLGESHAGGRSAVAIRLAGYGAIVVKGASNIPVYLSIQGERVYFRDASAIWGMGSSYTVGRVIREREPGSGLRSIMRIGRAGERLVSYACVITETYRHFGRLGLGAVFGSKKLKAIMIAGDRRLKVKDPKSYREAYREIFESVTKSPSMKKYHELGTSMNVNILNESKSLPTRNLRETSFEGGEAISGENFAANYLGRRVACSHCPVSCIHLAALREPYTSDPYFYKTSMISYDYELIYALGSMLEVSDPRSLLRLLDEVEIQGLDAISTGVTLAWATEAQERGLVSENEVGLRLTWGKVENYLEAIRMIVKQPNDFYKALARGVEYASTIYGGKDFALAYGGNEMPGYHTGPACHLGFITGARHSHLDSAGYSIDQRTYTSKTTQSIEETVNQLFDEECWRQILSSLVICYFARGNYTPEFVAKALTVLGYNLDQQELRRLGAEILRVKNRFKFREGFEYENLRIPKRILEVETPHGRLDEDQLRRGIKLYYSKILE; this comes from the coding sequence ATGATTGTTGGAGACCCATTATCCAGAGTATTATATATCGATCTCACAAGCCGAGACTTCTGGATTGAGGAGAAGACTGAACTCTTCGAGAAATATCTTGGAGGGTCAGGTGTAGCTTCAAACCTACTCCTTCAGGAGTGTCCAAGAGGCGTAGACCCTCTAGGTCCAGAGAACCCGATAATAATCACGGTCGGACCGTTATGTGGAGTATTCCCCCTAGCCTCAAAGGCTGTGGCGATGTTCAAGTCTCCACTGACTGGAAATCTGGGTGAGAGCCACGCTGGAGGAAGAAGCGCAGTAGCGATAAGGCTGGCAGGTTACGGAGCCATAGTTGTGAAAGGAGCAAGTAACATTCCAGTATACCTCTCGATCCAAGGTGAGAGAGTCTACTTCAGAGACGCATCTGCAATATGGGGTATGGGGAGCAGCTACACGGTTGGGAGGGTGATAAGGGAGAGGGAGCCAGGTTCAGGTCTGAGATCAATAATGAGGATAGGAAGGGCAGGGGAGCGGCTCGTATCATACGCATGTGTGATAACAGAGACATACAGACACTTCGGAAGACTTGGTTTGGGCGCGGTCTTCGGAAGTAAAAAGTTGAAGGCTATCATGATAGCTGGAGACCGAAGGTTGAAAGTCAAGGATCCGAAGAGTTACCGTGAAGCTTACAGGGAGATATTTGAGAGTGTGACGAAGTCGCCTTCGATGAAGAAGTATCATGAATTAGGAACCTCAATGAACGTCAACATTCTGAACGAGTCTAAGAGTCTACCTACAAGAAACCTCAGAGAAACAAGCTTCGAAGGTGGAGAAGCGATCTCAGGGGAGAATTTCGCAGCAAACTATCTTGGAAGAAGAGTCGCATGCTCACACTGCCCAGTCAGCTGCATACATCTGGCAGCACTGAGGGAACCATACACCTCAGACCCATACTTCTACAAGACATCAATGATCTCATACGATTACGAGTTGATATATGCCCTCGGCTCCATGCTTGAAGTATCTGATCCGAGGAGCCTACTCAGACTCCTAGACGAGGTTGAGATTCAAGGGTTGGACGCAATAAGTACAGGAGTAACCTTGGCATGGGCTACAGAAGCCCAGGAGAGAGGCTTAGTCTCAGAGAATGAGGTTGGACTGAGACTCACCTGGGGGAAAGTTGAGAACTATCTTGAAGCGATAAGGATGATAGTGAAGCAGCCGAACGATTTCTACAAGGCATTGGCGAGAGGAGTAGAATACGCCTCAACAATATACGGCGGAAAAGATTTCGCCCTAGCATACGGAGGAAACGAGATGCCCGGCTACCACACCGGACCAGCATGCCACCTAGGCTTCATAACAGGAGCCAGACACAGCCACCTCGACAGCGCAGGATACAGCATCGACCAGAGAACATACACATCAAAGACCACACAATCAATCGAAGAGACTGTGAACCAGCTATTCGATGAGGAGTGTTGGCGCCAAATATTATCCAGCCTAGTCATCTGCTACTTCGCAAGAGGAAACTATACACCAGAATTCGTAGCCAAAGCCCTCACAGTCCTAGGCTACAACCTCGACCAACAGGAACTCAGAAGACTCGGAGCAGAGATTTTGAGAGTGAAGAACAGATTCAAGTTCAGAGAAGGATTCGAATATGAAAATCTGCGAATACCGAAAAGAATCCTTGAGGTCGAGACCCCTCATGGAAGACTCGACGAAGACCAGTTGAGAAGAGGCATAAAACTCTACTACTCAAAGATCCTAGAATAA
- a CDS encoding tyrosine--tRNA ligase, which translates to MDLETRITLATRNVEETVTYEELKILLETVSRPKAYWGFECSGMMHLGMGLVCGRKIKDMIEAGFDFTIFLADWHSLINNKLGGKMENIKTCGEYFKECFTAIGIDPSKVRYVWTSDLAANPEYWERVIKVAKSATLNRVLRALPIMGRSLTDSEVEAATIIYPCMQAADIFHMNIDVACAGIDQRKAHMLAREAAERYRWKKPVCIHTPLLTGLKGPVEDTGSIFDEDKKVSLMIGSKMSKSIPGSSILIHDEPEEVKMKIRNAFCPPRETSGNPIMEIVKYIIMPERGEINIPRPQKYGGDTIFTDYELLENEYRNGRIHPLDLKNGVAEELIKLLENVRRHFKENPKLLEMMKNMDVTR; encoded by the coding sequence ATGGATCTGGAGACCAGAATCACACTGGCAACAAGAAACGTCGAGGAAACAGTCACCTACGAAGAGTTGAAGATCCTACTTGAAACTGTCTCGAGACCAAAAGCATACTGGGGATTCGAATGTTCAGGGATGATGCATCTAGGCATGGGCCTGGTATGTGGAAGAAAGATTAAAGACATGATCGAGGCAGGCTTCGACTTCACAATCTTCCTCGCAGACTGGCACTCACTAATAAACAATAAGCTAGGTGGAAAAATGGAGAATATAAAAACCTGCGGGGAATACTTCAAAGAATGCTTCACAGCAATAGGCATAGACCCATCCAAAGTCAGATATGTATGGACATCAGACCTCGCCGCAAACCCAGAATACTGGGAGAGAGTGATTAAAGTAGCCAAGAGCGCAACCTTGAACAGAGTTCTGAGAGCCCTACCCATAATGGGTAGGAGCCTCACCGACTCGGAGGTTGAAGCTGCGACGATAATCTACCCATGCATGCAAGCCGCAGACATATTCCACATGAATATAGATGTTGCATGCGCAGGAATAGACCAGAGGAAGGCCCACATGCTCGCCAGGGAGGCGGCTGAAAGATACAGATGGAAGAAACCAGTATGCATACACACACCCCTACTCACAGGGTTGAAGGGTCCAGTCGAGGATACAGGGAGCATATTCGACGAAGACAAGAAGGTAAGTCTCATGATAGGCTCCAAAATGTCAAAGAGCATACCTGGAAGCTCAATCCTGATTCACGACGAGCCTGAAGAGGTCAAGATGAAGATAAGGAACGCCTTCTGTCCACCCAGAGAGACCAGTGGAAACCCCATTATGGAGATAGTGAAATACATAATCATGCCTGAGAGGGGAGAGATCAATATTCCTAGACCCCAAAAGTATGGTGGAGACACAATATTCACAGACTATGAGCTCTTGGAAAATGAGTATCGAAACGGAAGGATCCATCCGTTAGACTTGAAGAACGGAGTAGCCGAAGAGCTCATCAAGCTCCTTGAAAATGTAAGGAGACACTTCAAGGAGAACCCTAAACTACTCGAAATGATGAAGAATATGGATGTCACGAGATAG
- a CDS encoding TCP-1/cpn60 chaperonin family protein — translation MAYLAGQPVLILKEGTSESRGREAQRSNIMAARIIAEAVKSTLGPRGMDKMLVDTIGDVTVTSDGATVLDEIDVENPAAKMMVELAKAQDDEVGDGTTTTVVLAGELLGKAGELLEEKIHPTTIASGFKKASERAVEILNQISTPIKVDDKAALRKVALTSMASKGIRDAAEHFADIAVEAVRHVMEKRGNTYFVDLDNIQIIKKEGKSLLDTEFVKGMILDKEVVNPRMPKRVEGARIALVDCAFEIEKTEFSAEIRIMDPSQMKAFKDEEMKMVKAMVDKIKAAGANVVLCQKGIEDMAQHFLVKENILAVRRIKKSDMEKLSRATGARIVTNLDDLTSKDLGVAGLVEERKVGDEKMVFIQGCKDPRSVSILVRAGFERLVDEAERAMKDALSAVAAAVSKNRVVYGGGAVETELAKRIRGYAAKIGGREQLAIEAFADALEAIPKTLAENAGLDPIDIMVALRSAHGKKTGLAVGVDVYSGKVKDMSKLGVLEPVKIKEHAVRAASETASMILRIDDVIAAAKPPPTPPPKGEYEE, via the coding sequence ATGGCGTATCTTGCAGGTCAACCTGTACTCATCCTGAAGGAGGGGACCTCTGAGAGTAGAGGTAGGGAGGCTCAACGTTCAAACATAATGGCGGCTAGGATAATAGCTGAGGCTGTGAAGAGTACGTTGGGACCTAGAGGTATGGATAAGATGCTCGTCGACACAATCGGCGACGTCACTGTCACAAGTGATGGAGCAACTGTTCTTGATGAGATAGATGTAGAGAATCCGGCGGCTAAGATGATGGTTGAACTGGCCAAGGCCCAAGACGATGAGGTCGGCGATGGGACGACGACCACAGTAGTCCTGGCAGGTGAGCTGCTCGGTAAGGCTGGGGAGCTCCTTGAGGAGAAGATTCATCCAACCACAATAGCTTCAGGCTTCAAGAAGGCATCTGAGAGAGCTGTGGAGATTCTGAATCAGATCTCGACACCGATAAAGGTTGATGACAAGGCTGCGTTGAGGAAGGTTGCCCTCACATCGATGGCTAGCAAGGGGATAAGGGACGCCGCTGAACATTTCGCCGATATAGCGGTCGAAGCTGTGAGGCATGTGATGGAGAAGAGGGGTAACACATACTTCGTCGACTTGGACAATATTCAGATCATAAAGAAGGAGGGTAAGAGTCTACTCGACACAGAGTTTGTAAAGGGTATGATTCTCGATAAGGAGGTTGTCAACCCTAGGATGCCTAAGAGGGTTGAGGGTGCGAGAATAGCTCTGGTCGACTGTGCCTTTGAGATTGAGAAGACAGAGTTCAGCGCAGAGATCAGAATAATGGATCCGAGTCAGATGAAGGCCTTCAAGGATGAGGAGATGAAGATGGTGAAGGCTATGGTCGATAAGATAAAGGCTGCGGGTGCGAATGTGGTTCTATGCCAGAAAGGGATAGAGGATATGGCTCAACATTTCCTTGTCAAAGAGAATATTCTGGCGGTTAGGCGAATAAAGAAGTCGGATATGGAGAAGCTCTCCAGAGCTACAGGTGCGAGAATAGTTACGAACCTAGATGATCTGACGTCGAAGGATCTGGGTGTGGCAGGTCTGGTTGAGGAGAGGAAGGTTGGAGATGAGAAGATGGTATTCATTCAGGGATGTAAGGATCCCAGGTCTGTCTCCATACTGGTGCGAGCTGGATTCGAGAGGCTCGTCGACGAGGCTGAGAGAGCGATGAAAGACGCCCTCTCAGCAGTAGCAGCCGCAGTATCTAAGAATAGAGTTGTCTATGGAGGCGGGGCGGTTGAGACTGAGCTGGCGAAGAGGATAAGAGGATACGCAGCGAAGATAGGTGGTAGAGAGCAGTTGGCGATAGAGGCCTTCGCAGACGCTTTGGAGGCGATTCCTAAGACCCTTGCCGAGAACGCTGGACTAGACCCGATAGACATCATGGTTGCCCTGAGGTCTGCCCATGGAAAGAAGACCGGTTTGGCTGTGGGTGTCGATGTATATTCAGGGAAGGTTAAGGACATGTCTAAACTTGGAGTGTTGGAGCCTGTGAAGATCAAGGAGCACGCTGTCAGAGCAGCCTCTGAGACTGCGTCGATGATCCTCAGGATAGACGACGTGATAGCGGCGGCGAAACCTCCGCCTACACCACCTCCTAAAGGTGAGTATGAAGAGTAG